In Macaca nemestrina isolate mMacNem1 chromosome 9, mMacNem.hap1, whole genome shotgun sequence, a single genomic region encodes these proteins:
- the LOC105490642 gene encoding histone-lysine N-methyltransferase SUV39H2 isoform X3 codes for MVSENFKNHWPTVKFKCLSKDMEYYLVKWKGWPDSTNTWEPLQNLKCPLLLQQFSNDKHNYLSQVKKGKAITPKNNNKTLKPAIAEYIVKKAKQRIALQRWQDELNRRKNHKGMIFVENTVDLEGPPSDFYYINEYKPAPGISLVNEATFGCSCTDCFFQKCCPAEAGVLLAYNKNQQIKIPPGTPIYECNSRCQCGPDCPNRIVQKGTQYSLCIFRTSNGRGWGVKTLVKIKRMSFVMEYVGEVITSEEAERRGQFYDNKGITYLFDLDYESDEFTVDAARYGNVSHFVNHSCDPNLQVFNVFIDNLDTRLPRIALFSTRTINAGEELTFDYQMKGSGDISSDSIDHSPAKKRVRTVCKCGAVTCRGYLN; via the exons ATGGTTTCTGAGAACTTTAAGAACCACTGGCCTACAGTAAAGTTCAAGTGTCTCAGCAAA gaTATGGAATATTATCTTGTAAAATGGAAAGGATGGCCAGATTCTACAAATACTTGGGAACCTTTGCAAAATCTGAAGTGCCCATTACTGCTTCAGCAATTCTCTAATGACAAGCATAACTATTTATCTCAGGTAAAGAAAGGCAAAGCAATAACTccgaaaaacaataacaaaactttGAAACCTGCCATCGCTGAGTACATTGTGAAGAAGGCTAAACAAAGGATAGCTCTGCAGAGATGGCAAGATGAACTCAACAGAAGGAAGAATCATAAAGGAAtgatatttgttgaaaatactgttGATTTAGAGGGCCCACCTTCAGACTTCTATTACATTAACGAATACAAACCAGCTCCTGGAATCAGCTTAGTCAATGAAGCTACCTTTGGTTGTTCGTGCACAGATTGCTTCTTTCAAAAATGTTGTCCTGCTGAAGCTGGAGTTCTTTTGGCTTATAATAAAAACCAACAAATTAAAATCCCACCTGGTACTCCCATCTATGAATGCAACTCAAGGTGTCAATGTGGACCTGATTGTCCCAATAGGATTGTACAAAAAGGCACACAGTATTCGCTTTGCATTTTTCGAACTAGCAATGGACGTGGCTGGGGTGTGAAGACccttgtgaagattaaaagaaTGAGTTTTGTCATGGAATATGTTGGAGAG GTAATCACAAGTGAAGAAGCTGAAAGACGGGGACAGTTCTATGACAACAAGGGAATCACGTATCTCTTTGATCTGGACTATGAATCTGATGAATTCACAGTGGATGCGGCTCGATACGGCAATGTGTCTCATTTTGTGAATCACAGC TGTGACCCAAATCTTCAGGTGTTCAATGTTTTCATTGATAACCTCGATACTCGTCTTCCCCGAATAGCATTGTTTTCCACGAGAACGATAAATGCTGGAGAAGAGCTGACTTTTGATTATCAAATGAAAG GTTCTGGAGATATATCTTCAGATTCTATTGACCACAGCCCAGCCAAAAAGAGGGTCAGAACAGTATGTAAATGTGGAGCTGTGACTTGCAGAGGTTACCTCAACTGA